In the Acidovorax sp. A79 genome, one interval contains:
- a CDS encoding formate/nitrite transporter family protein: MAYLAPAEFVTKMVDSGESKLLMSTRDTLIRSYMAGAILALAAAFAVTVTVNTGNPLVGAMLFPVGFIMLYLMGFDLLTGVFTLAPLAVFDKRPGATWAGVLRNWGLVFVGNFAGALTVAVFMAIIFTFGFSEAPNAVGEKLGHIGEGRTVGYAAHGAAGMLTLFVRAVMCNWMVSTGVVAAMMSTTVSGKAIGMWMPVMIFFYMGFEHSIVNMFLFPTGLMLGGKFTLMDYLIWNELPTVLGNLVGGLTFVGATLYSTHYKTAPKRHV; this comes from the coding sequence ATGGCCTACCTTGCCCCTGCCGAGTTCGTGACCAAGATGGTCGACTCCGGTGAATCCAAGCTCCTGATGTCCACCCGCGACACGCTGATCCGCTCCTACATGGCCGGCGCCATCCTGGCGCTGGCGGCCGCGTTTGCCGTGACCGTCACGGTCAACACCGGCAACCCGCTGGTCGGCGCCATGCTGTTCCCCGTGGGCTTCATCATGCTGTACCTGATGGGTTTCGACCTGCTGACGGGCGTTTTCACGCTCGCACCGCTGGCGGTGTTCGACAAGCGCCCAGGCGCCACCTGGGCGGGCGTGCTGCGCAACTGGGGCCTGGTGTTCGTGGGCAACTTCGCGGGCGCACTGACGGTGGCGGTCTTCATGGCCATCATCTTCACCTTCGGCTTCAGCGAGGCGCCCAATGCCGTCGGCGAGAAGCTCGGCCACATCGGCGAGGGCCGCACGGTGGGCTATGCCGCCCATGGCGCTGCCGGCATGCTCACGCTGTTCGTGCGTGCCGTGATGTGCAACTGGATGGTCTCCACCGGCGTGGTCGCCGCGATGATGTCCACCACGGTCTCGGGCAAGGCCATTGGCATGTGGATGCCGGTCATGATCTTCTTCTACATGGGTTTCGAGCATTCCATCGTCAACATGTTCCTGTTTCCCACCGGCCTGATGCTGGGCGGCAAGTTCACGCTGATGGACTATCTGATCTGGAACGAGCTTCCCACGGTGCTCGGCAATCTGGTCGGAGGCCTTACCTTCGTCGGTGCCACGCTGTATTCCACGCACTACAAGACCGCGCCCAAGCGCCATGTCTGA
- a CDS encoding protein kinase gives MGHGTDPGGLRVTLGQHSRAGRKGVNQDFHGAMLPGEPLRGSKGIVVALADGIGSSTVSQEASAASVRSFLDDYYATSDAWSVRRSAQRVLSATNAWLHAQTMRSHARFDKDRGYVTTFSALILKGRDVHVLHVGDARIYRLHGQSLEQLTQDHRVHLSSAESFLGRALGTSAHVEIDYCCLPADVGALYVLATDGAYTHFDAAAVHAALARFPGDFDQAAQDLVEGAQARGADDDMTVQILRIDALPDPEAHRLHALREGLAFAPPLSPRMRFEGYTVVRELHASARSHVHLAVDDATGQQVVLKTPSTALRDDAGYLNSFLLEEWVARRIHSPHVLRPHTSDRPRQHVYVAMEFVEGQTLAQWMIDHPRPDLDAVRSLVAQVAKGLQAFHGKEMLHQDLRPENVMIDRTGTARIIDFGSTLVAGLAEEAHGLDMGSSIAGTLQYTAPEYFAGMGGSARSDLFSLAVLTYQMLSGQLPYGLQVVRIRSAGDVKRLRYVPVRHLRADLPDWLDAVLQKALHPDPARRQEAVSEFVHDLQSPGLRFQRRRAAPLVERNPVVFWQTATLVLALAVLLLAGLRVFGR, from the coding sequence ATGGGCCACGGCACGGATCCGGGCGGGCTGCGCGTCACGCTGGGCCAGCACTCGCGGGCGGGGCGCAAGGGCGTCAACCAGGACTTTCATGGTGCCATGTTGCCCGGTGAGCCGCTGCGCGGCTCCAAGGGGATCGTCGTCGCCCTGGCCGATGGCATAGGGTCCAGCACGGTCAGCCAGGAGGCCAGCGCGGCCTCGGTGCGCAGTTTCCTGGACGACTACTACGCCACCTCCGACGCCTGGTCGGTGCGTCGCTCGGCCCAGCGCGTTCTGAGTGCCACCAACGCGTGGCTGCATGCGCAGACCATGCGCAGCCACGCGCGTTTCGACAAGGACCGCGGCTATGTGACCACCTTCAGCGCGCTGATCCTGAAAGGCCGCGATGTCCATGTGCTGCATGTGGGGGATGCGCGCATCTATCGCCTTCACGGGCAGTCGCTCGAGCAGCTGACGCAGGACCACCGTGTCCACCTGTCGTCGGCCGAATCGTTCCTGGGCCGCGCGCTTGGCACGAGTGCCCATGTCGAGATCGACTATTGCTGCCTGCCGGCCGATGTGGGGGCCCTCTACGTGCTGGCCACCGACGGTGCGTACACGCATTTCGATGCAGCCGCAGTGCATGCGGCTCTGGCACGGTTTCCCGGGGACTTCGATCAGGCCGCGCAAGATCTCGTGGAGGGTGCGCAGGCCCGCGGCGCCGACGACGACATGACCGTGCAGATCCTGCGCATCGATGCGCTGCCCGATCCTGAAGCCCACCGCCTGCATGCGCTGCGCGAAGGCCTCGCGTTCGCGCCGCCGCTGTCGCCCAGGATGCGTTTCGAAGGCTACACCGTGGTGCGCGAACTGCACGCGAGCGCGCGCAGCCACGTGCACCTCGCGGTGGACGACGCGACGGGGCAGCAGGTGGTACTGAAGACCCCATCGACGGCGTTGCGCGATGACGCCGGCTATCTCAACAGCTTCCTGCTGGAAGAGTGGGTGGCGCGGCGTATCCATAGCCCCCATGTGCTTCGGCCACACACCAGCGACCGGCCGCGCCAGCATGTCTACGTGGCCATGGAATTCGTGGAAGGCCAGACCCTGGCGCAGTGGATGATCGACCATCCCCGCCCGGATCTCGACGCGGTGCGCAGCCTGGTGGCGCAAGTGGCGAAGGGACTGCAGGCCTTCCATGGCAAGGAGATGCTGCACCAGGACCTGCGGCCGGAGAACGTGATGATTGACCGCACGGGAACCGCCCGGATCATCGACTTCGGCTCCACGCTGGTCGCTGGCCTGGCCGAGGAAGCGCACGGCCTGGACATGGGCTCATCCATTGCCGGCACCTTGCAGTACACCGCGCCGGAGTATTTTGCGGGCATGGGGGGCAGCGCGCGTTCCGACCTGTTCTCGCTGGCGGTGCTCACGTACCAGATGCTGTCCGGGCAGCTGCCGTATGGCCTGCAGGTGGTGCGCATCCGCTCGGCGGGTGACGTGAAACGGCTGCGGTACGTGCCGGTCCGCCACTTGCGGGCCGACCTGCCGGATTGGCTGGATGCCGTGCTGCAGAAGGCCTTGCACCCCGATCCGGCCAGGCGCCAGGAGGCGGTGTCGGAGTTCGTCCACGACCTGCAGTCCCCAGGGCTGCGGTTCCAGCGCCGCAGGGCGGCACCGCTGGTGGAGCGCAATCCGGTCGTTTTCTGGCAGACCGCCACGCTGGTGCTGGCGCTGGCCGTGCTCTTGCTGGCCGGGTTGCGTGTTTTTGGGCGCTGA
- a CDS encoding class 1 fructose-bisphosphatase, giving the protein MAKSISLTRYLVEQQRVDGLIPSQLRLLLEVVARACKSISHAVNKGALGGVLGTASSENVQGEIQKKLDIIANEVLIEANEWGGHLAAMASEEMDGIYLVPNRYPQGEYLLLFDPLDGSSNIDVNVSIGTIFSVLKKPDGDRGVEEGDFLQPGTQQVAAGYCIYGPQTTLVLTVGDGVAMFTLDREQGSFVLTEENVRIPEDTKEFAINMSNMRHWDEPVKRYIDECLQGKDGPRGKDFNMRWIASMVADVHRILTRGGVFMYPWDKREPNKPGKLRLMYEANPMGWLVEQAGGAATNGKQRILDIQPTQLHERVSVILGSKNEVERVTAYHSTL; this is encoded by the coding sequence ATGGCAAAAAGCATCAGCCTGACCCGCTACCTCGTTGAACAGCAACGGGTGGACGGCCTCATCCCCTCGCAACTGCGCCTGCTGCTGGAAGTGGTGGCCCGCGCCTGCAAGAGCATCAGCCACGCCGTGAACAAGGGCGCGCTGGGCGGCGTGCTGGGCACGGCCAGCAGCGAAAACGTGCAGGGCGAGATCCAGAAGAAGCTCGACATCATCGCCAACGAGGTGCTGATCGAGGCCAACGAATGGGGCGGCCACCTCGCGGCCATGGCCTCGGAGGAAATGGACGGCATCTACCTGGTGCCCAACCGCTATCCGCAAGGCGAATACCTGCTGCTGTTCGACCCCCTGGACGGCTCCAGCAACATCGACGTGAACGTGAGCATCGGGACCATCTTCAGCGTGCTGAAAAAGCCCGATGGCGACCGTGGCGTGGAGGAAGGCGACTTCCTGCAGCCCGGCACCCAGCAAGTGGCTGCGGGGTATTGCATCTATGGCCCGCAGACCACGCTGGTGCTCACCGTGGGCGACGGCGTCGCCATGTTCACGCTCGACCGCGAACAGGGCTCGTTCGTGCTCACCGAGGAGAACGTGCGCATTCCCGAGGACACCAAGGAATTCGCCATCAACATGAGCAACATGCGCCACTGGGACGAGCCCGTGAAGCGCTACATCGACGAATGCCTGCAGGGCAAGGACGGCCCGCGCGGCAAGGACTTCAACATGCGCTGGATCGCCAGCATGGTGGCGGATGTGCACCGCATCCTCACCCGCGGGGGCGTCTTCATGTACCCCTGGGACAAGCGCGAACCCAACAAACCCGGCAAGCTGCGCCTGATGTACGAGGCCAACCCCATGGGCTGGCTGGTGGAGCAGGCCGGCGGCGCCGCCACCAACGGCAAGCAGCGCATCCTGGACATCCAGCCCACCCAGCTGCACGAGCGCGTCAGCGTGATCCTGGGATCAAAAAATGAGGTGGAGCGCGTGACAGCCTACCATTCCACGCTATAA
- the pepN gene encoding aminopeptidase N: protein MLQLHKADGSGEGAGPAVAIRREDYTAPAYWIDSVELTFDLDPAKTRVLNRMLLRRNPEVAEQPLKLDGEDLNLARVLVNGQGTSFKMEGSRLVLENLPTGTDAFALEIFTTCCPAKNTHLMGLYVSQGTFFTQCEAEGFRRITYFLDRPDVMASYTVTLRADKAQYPVLLSNGNLVDSGDLEDGRHFAKWVDPHRKPCYLFALVAGKLVAREQKIKSRSGTEHLLQVYVRPGDLGKTEHAMNSLMYSVAWDEARFGLPLDLERFMIVATSDFNMGAMENKGLNIFNTKYVLASEATATDTDFANIESVVGHEYFHNWTGNRVTCRDWFQLSLKEGLTVFRDQEFSQDLAGSPSARAVKRIEDVRVLRTAQFPEDAGPMAHPVRPDSYVEINNFYTVTIYEKGAEVVRMMHTLVGRDGFARGMKLYFERHDGQAVTCDDFAQAIADANPASDLARLLPQFKRWYSQAGTPRVRATGRYDAATRCYALTLSQSCAPTPGQPAKEPFVIPVELGLLSDSGAPLPLHLAGEGAAQAASRVVVLTEASQTLTFTDLDSEPVPSLLRNFSAPVVLDIDYTDAQLLTLLAHDADAFNRWEAGQRLALRIAINAIADSAQQTSAGGHFDHQILPAAFVEAMRAVLRNPLLDAAFKELVLTLPSETYIAEQLDVVDPQRIHAVREAMREQLALSLQADWESAWEQNQDTGGYSPDPVSSGRRALSGLALHMLCIAAQKTGDVVWPGKAYQRFKVASNMTDRFNALTALVASGSELAAPALARFHALFKDEPLVIDKWFALQAGAPDRGGNVLPAVRQLMQHPDFSLKNPNRARSVIFSYCSANPGAFHRADAAGYVFWSDRVIELDAINPQVAARLARALDRWKKLAAPWRTSAREAIARVAARPALSNDVREVVTRALAE from the coding sequence ATGTTGCAACTGCATAAAGCCGACGGAAGCGGAGAAGGCGCCGGCCCGGCCGTCGCCATCCGCCGCGAGGACTACACCGCGCCTGCCTACTGGATCGACAGCGTCGAGCTCACGTTCGACCTGGACCCCGCCAAGACCCGCGTGCTCAACCGCATGCTGCTGCGCCGCAACCCCGAGGTGGCCGAGCAGCCGCTCAAGCTCGACGGCGAGGACCTGAACCTGGCGCGCGTGCTGGTCAACGGCCAGGGCACCTCGTTCAAGATGGAGGGCTCGCGCCTGGTGCTGGAGAACCTGCCCACGGGCACGGACGCCTTCGCGCTCGAGATCTTCACCACCTGCTGCCCCGCCAAGAACACGCACCTGATGGGCCTGTACGTGAGCCAGGGCACGTTCTTCACGCAGTGCGAGGCCGAGGGCTTTCGCCGCATCACCTACTTCCTGGACCGCCCGGACGTGATGGCCAGCTACACCGTCACCCTGCGCGCCGACAAGGCCCAGTACCCGGTGCTGCTGTCCAACGGCAACCTGGTGGACAGCGGCGACCTGGAGGACGGCCGCCACTTCGCCAAGTGGGTGGACCCGCACAGGAAGCCCTGCTACCTGTTCGCCCTGGTGGCGGGCAAGCTGGTGGCCCGCGAGCAGAAGATCAAGAGCCGTTCGGGCACCGAGCACCTGCTGCAGGTGTACGTGCGCCCCGGCGACCTGGGCAAGACCGAACACGCCATGAATTCGCTGATGTACAGCGTGGCCTGGGACGAGGCCCGTTTCGGCCTGCCGCTGGACCTGGAGCGCTTCATGATCGTCGCCACCAGCGACTTCAACATGGGCGCCATGGAGAACAAGGGCCTGAACATCTTCAACACGAAGTACGTTCTGGCCAGCGAGGCCACGGCCACCGACACCGACTTCGCCAACATCGAAAGCGTGGTGGGCCACGAATACTTCCACAACTGGACCGGCAACCGCGTGACCTGCCGCGACTGGTTCCAGCTGAGCCTGAAGGAAGGCCTGACCGTCTTTCGCGACCAGGAATTCAGCCAGGACCTGGCGGGCAGCCCCTCGGCCCGCGCCGTCAAGCGCATCGAGGACGTGCGCGTGCTGCGCACCGCCCAGTTCCCCGAGGACGCGGGCCCCATGGCCCACCCGGTGCGCCCCGACAGCTACGTCGAGATCAACAACTTCTACACCGTCACCATCTACGAAAAGGGTGCCGAGGTGGTGCGCATGATGCACACCTTGGTGGGCCGCGACGGCTTCGCCAGGGGCATGAAGCTGTACTTCGAGCGCCACGACGGCCAGGCCGTGACCTGCGACGACTTCGCCCAGGCCATCGCCGATGCCAACCCCGCGAGCGACCTGGCACGCCTGCTGCCCCAGTTCAAGCGCTGGTACAGCCAGGCAGGCACGCCGCGCGTGCGGGCCACGGGCCGCTACGACGCCGCCACGCGCTGCTATGCGCTCACGCTGTCGCAAAGCTGCGCCCCCACGCCCGGCCAGCCCGCCAAGGAACCCTTCGTCATCCCCGTGGAGCTGGGCCTGCTCAGCGACAGCGGCGCCCCCCTGCCCCTTCACTTGGCGGGCGAAGGCGCCGCGCAGGCAGCCTCGCGCGTGGTGGTGCTGACCGAAGCCTCGCAGACGCTGACCTTCACGGACCTGGACAGCGAACCCGTGCCCTCGCTGCTGCGCAACTTCAGCGCGCCCGTGGTGCTGGACATCGACTACACCGATGCCCAGCTGCTCACCTTGCTGGCGCACGATGCCGACGCCTTCAACCGCTGGGAAGCGGGCCAGCGTCTGGCACTGCGCATTGCTATCAATGCAATAGCTGACAGCGCACAACAGACAAGCGCTGGGGGCCATTTTGATCACCAGATCCTGCCGGCCGCGTTTGTGGAAGCGATGCGCGCGGTGCTGCGCAACCCCCTGCTGGATGCAGCCTTCAAGGAACTCGTGCTCACCCTGCCGTCCGAGACCTACATCGCCGAGCAGCTCGATGTGGTGGACCCGCAGCGCATCCACGCCGTGCGCGAAGCCATGCGCGAACAGCTGGCCCTGTCGCTGCAGGCGGACTGGGAGTCGGCCTGGGAGCAGAACCAGGACACCGGCGGCTACAGCCCCGATCCTGTCTCTTCGGGCCGCCGCGCGCTCAGCGGGCTGGCGCTGCACATGCTGTGCATCGCCGCCCAGAAGACGGGCGATGTGGTCTGGCCCGGCAAGGCCTACCAGCGCTTCAAGGTGGCCAGCAACATGACGGACCGCTTCAACGCACTGACCGCCCTGGTGGCCAGCGGCAGTGAACTGGCGGCCCCTGCCCTGGCACGCTTCCATGCGCTGTTCAAGGACGAACCCCTGGTCATCGACAAGTGGTTCGCGCTGCAGGCCGGCGCGCCGGACCGTGGCGGCAACGTGCTGCCCGCCGTGCGCCAGCTCATGCAGCACCCTGACTTCAGCCTGAAGAACCCGAACCGCGCGCGCAGCGTGATCTTCAGCTACTGCAGCGCCAACCCCGGCGCCTTCCACCGCGCAGACGCGGCGGGCTACGTGTTCTGGAGCGACCGCGTGATCGAGCTGGACGCCATCAATCCCCAGGTGGCCGCACGCCTGGCCCGGGCCCTGGACCGCTGGAAGAAACTCGCAGCCCCCTGGCGCACCTCCGCGCGCGAAGCCATCGCCCGTGTTGCCGCCAGGCCCGCGCTCTCCAACGACGTGCGCGAGGTCGTGACCCGTGCACTCGCCGAATAA
- a CDS encoding HAD family phosphatase — MHAEAIIFDMDGTMIDSMPWHAKAWVEFTRRRGMDIDVPDLMARTTGRNGTECIRELLGRDVPQDEADALTREKEDIYRELFGPRFTEVAGFRRFAAQLGERGLKVAVGTAGDIHNVQFAMTRLGLEPAPLAIVRGDEGLPGKPQPAIFLEAARRIGASPAHCIVFEDAPFGIEAARRAGMRAVAICSTHSAQELAGPHVLAAVRDYTELMNTDFLESLHVATA, encoded by the coding sequence ATGCACGCCGAGGCCATCATCTTCGACATGGACGGCACCATGATCGACTCCATGCCCTGGCACGCCAAGGCCTGGGTCGAATTCACCCGGCGCCGCGGCATGGACATCGACGTGCCCGATCTCATGGCGCGCACCACGGGCCGCAACGGCACCGAGTGCATCCGCGAGCTGCTGGGCCGCGATGTGCCGCAGGATGAGGCCGACGCGCTCACCCGCGAGAAGGAAGACATCTACCGCGAGCTGTTCGGGCCCCGCTTCACCGAAGTGGCGGGCTTTCGCCGCTTTGCCGCGCAGCTCGGCGAACGCGGCCTGAAAGTGGCCGTGGGCACCGCCGGCGATATCCACAACGTGCAGTTCGCGATGACACGCCTGGGCCTGGAGCCCGCGCCCCTGGCCATCGTGCGCGGCGACGAAGGCCTGCCCGGCAAACCCCAGCCCGCGATCTTCCTGGAGGCGGCGCGCCGCATCGGCGCCAGCCCCGCACACTGCATCGTCTTCGAGGATGCGCCTTTCGGCATCGAAGCCGCGCGCCGCGCGGGCATGCGCGCCGTGGCGATCTGCAGCACGCACAGCGCGCAGGAACTGGCCGGACCCCACGTGCTGGCCGCCGTGCGCGACTACACCGAACTCATGAACACCGACTTTCTGGAGAGCCTCCATGTTGCAACTGCATAA
- the prfB gene encoding peptide chain release factor 2 (programmed frameshift): MDAERINLIGTTLGDLALRTQELRRYLDFDAKFERLRTVNASLEDPSVWNDPKKAQELGKEQKSLNSVVLTLDKLTRELADNTELYEMSKEEGDEPGLLTIEAETAKLRPLIEELEFRRMFSNEADPLNCFVDIQAGAGGTEACDWASMLLRQYLKYAERKGFKTTVEEETPGDVAGIKSATIKVEGEYAYGLLRTETGVHRLVRKSPFDSSGGRHTSFASLFVYPEIDDSIQIDINPADVRTDTYRASGAGGQHINKTDSAVRLTHIPTGIVVQCQDGRSQHGNRDIAWQRLRSRLYDHEMRKRQEEQQKLEDTKTDVGWGHQIRSYVLDNSRIKDLRTNVEISATQKVLDGDLDAFIEASLKQGV, translated from the exons ATGGACGCAGAACGCATCAACCTCATCGGCACCACCCTCGGCGACCTGGCCCTGCGCACGCAAGAGTTACGGAGGTATCTT GACTTCGATGCCAAATTCGAACGCCTGCGCACGGTAAACGCGTCGCTGGAAGACCCTTCGGTCTGGAATGATCCCAAGAAGGCCCAGGAGCTGGGCAAGGAACAGAAGTCGCTGAACTCCGTCGTGCTCACGCTCGACAAGCTCACGCGCGAGCTGGCCGACAACACCGAGCTCTATGAAATGAGCAAGGAAGAAGGCGACGAACCCGGCCTCCTGACCATCGAGGCCGAGACGGCCAAGCTGCGCCCGCTCATCGAAGAGCTGGAATTCCGCCGCATGTTCAGCAACGAGGCCGACCCGCTCAACTGCTTTGTGGACATCCAGGCCGGCGCCGGCGGCACCGAGGCCTGCGACTGGGCCAGCATGCTGCTGCGCCAGTACCTCAAGTACGCCGAGCGCAAGGGCTTCAAGACCACCGTCGAGGAAGAAACCCCGGGCGACGTGGCGGGCATCAAGAGCGCCACGATCAAGGTCGAGGGCGAATACGCCTACGGCCTGCTGCGCACCGAAACCGGCGTGCACCGCCTTGTGCGCAAGAGCCCGTTCGACTCGTCGGGCGGCCGCCACACCAGCTTCGCCAGCCTGTTCGTCTACCCCGAGATCGATGACTCGATCCAGATCGACATCAACCCGGCCGACGTGCGCACCGACACCTACCGCGCCTCCGGCGCGGGTGGGCAGCACATCAACAAGACCGACTCGGCCGTGCGCCTCACGCACATCCCCACCGGGATCGTGGTGCAGTGCCAGGACGGCCGCAGCCAGCACGGCAACCGCGACATCGCGTGGCAGCGACTGCGCTCGCGCCTGTACGACCACGAGATGCGCAAGCGCCAGGAAGAGCAGCAAAAGCTCGAGGACACCAAGACCGACGTGGGCTGGGGCCACCAGATCCGCAGCTACGTGCTGGACAACAGCCGCATCAAGGACCTGCGCACCAACGTCGAGATATCGGCCACGCAGAAGGTGCTGGACGGCGATCTGGACGCGTTCATCGAAGCCAGCCTGAAGCAGGGCGTGTGA
- a CDS encoding alpha/beta fold hydrolase, translating to MYTPLKPSRSSTLPLRHLNYHVRHWGPEDSALPTLVLLHGWMDVSASYQFTVDALRQERRIIAPDWRGFGLTSAAQADHYFFADYLADLDLLLDHCAPGEAIDLVGHSMGGNIAMMYAGVRPERIRRLVNLEGFGMPASRPEQAPRRYAQWIDELKQLRSGELALKTYDSQDGVARRLMKTNPRLSEDKARWLAGHWARPNAQGQWEILGDPAHKITSAQLYRLDEALALYGRISAPVLAVEASDDSLGQWWKGKYSLEEYHQRLTHVRDVRTAVVQDAGHMLHHDQPGQVAQLIEQFLAPS from the coding sequence ATGTACACCCCGCTCAAGCCCTCCCGCAGCAGCACGCTGCCCCTGCGCCACCTGAACTACCACGTCCGCCACTGGGGCCCCGAGGACAGCGCGCTGCCCACCCTCGTCCTGCTGCACGGCTGGATGGACGTGAGCGCGTCCTACCAGTTCACGGTGGACGCGCTGCGGCAGGAGCGCCGCATCATCGCGCCCGACTGGCGCGGCTTCGGCCTGACCTCCGCCGCCCAGGCCGACCACTACTTCTTTGCCGACTACCTGGCCGACCTGGACCTGCTGCTGGACCACTGCGCGCCCGGCGAAGCCATCGACCTCGTGGGCCACAGCATGGGCGGCAACATCGCCATGATGTACGCGGGCGTGCGGCCCGAGCGCATCCGCCGCCTCGTCAACCTGGAGGGCTTCGGCATGCCCGCCTCGCGGCCCGAGCAGGCGCCCAGGCGCTATGCGCAGTGGATCGACGAGCTCAAGCAGCTGCGCAGCGGCGAACTGGCCCTCAAGACCTACGACAGCCAGGACGGCGTGGCCCGCCGCCTCATGAAGACCAACCCGCGCCTGTCCGAAGACAAGGCCCGGTGGCTGGCCGGCCACTGGGCCCGGCCCAACGCGCAGGGCCAGTGGGAAATCCTGGGCGACCCGGCCCACAAGATCACCAGCGCGCAGCTCTACCGGCTGGACGAGGCGCTCGCGCTGTACGGCCGCATCTCCGCGCCCGTGCTGGCCGTGGAGGCCAGCGACGACAGCCTGGGCCAGTGGTGGAAAGGCAAGTACAGCCTGGAGGAATACCACCAGCGCCTGACCCATGTGCGCGACGTGCGCACCGCCGTCGTGCAGGACGCCGGGCACATGCTGCACCACGACCAGCCCGGGCAGGTGGCACAGCTCATCGAGCAGTTTCTCGCCCCCTCCTGA
- a CDS encoding aldo/keto reductase, whose product MQKIQLGTSDLQVTPICLGTMTFGEQVGEADSHAILARSLDRGVNFIDTAEMYSVPARAETFGATETIIGNWFARNPGARQKLVVATKVAGPSRGMPWVREGKGMAAADIVASCEGSLRRLQTDVIDLYQIHWPERHVPAFGNLYYDPAKETSQNPIREQLDALAGLVKAGKVRHIGLSNETPYGVHEFVRLAEQHGLPRVATVQNPYCLINRTWENGLDETCHRLNVGLLAYSPLGFGLLTGKYDGSGLTGPGAPQGARIATYESVRKQRWGRPEALAAARRYNQLARDNGLTPTQMALAFCYTKWQVASTIIGVTSVAQLDEDLNAWGTQLPPEVLQAIDAIRWEVRDPAL is encoded by the coding sequence ATGCAAAAAATCCAACTCGGCACCAGCGATCTGCAGGTCACTCCCATCTGTCTGGGCACCATGACCTTTGGCGAGCAGGTGGGTGAAGCCGATTCGCACGCCATCCTGGCGCGCTCGCTCGACCGTGGCGTGAACTTCATCGACACGGCCGAGATGTACTCGGTGCCCGCCAGGGCCGAGACCTTTGGCGCCACCGAAACCATCATCGGCAACTGGTTTGCCCGGAACCCCGGCGCGCGCCAGAAGCTGGTGGTGGCCACCAAGGTGGCGGGTCCTTCGCGCGGGATGCCCTGGGTGCGCGAAGGCAAGGGCATGGCCGCCGCCGACATCGTGGCGTCGTGCGAGGGCAGCCTGCGCCGCCTGCAGACCGACGTGATCGATCTCTATCAGATCCACTGGCCCGAGCGCCACGTGCCTGCCTTTGGCAACCTGTACTACGACCCGGCCAAGGAAACGTCGCAGAACCCCATCCGCGAGCAGCTCGACGCGCTGGCGGGCCTGGTCAAGGCCGGCAAGGTGCGCCACATTGGCCTGTCGAACGAAACACCCTATGGCGTGCACGAGTTCGTGCGCCTGGCCGAGCAGCACGGCCTGCCGCGCGTGGCCACGGTGCAGAACCCGTATTGCCTGATCAACCGGACCTGGGAAAACGGCCTGGATGAAACCTGCCATCGCTTGAATGTCGGGCTGCTGGCGTATTCGCCCCTGGGCTTTGGCCTGCTGACGGGCAAGTACGACGGCAGCGGCCTCACCGGCCCGGGTGCCCCGCAGGGTGCGCGCATCGCCACGTATGAATCCGTGCGCAAGCAGCGCTGGGGCCGCCCCGAGGCGCTGGCCGCCGCGCGCCGCTACAACCAGCTGGCCCGCGACAACGGCCTCACGCCCACCCAGATGGCGCTGGCGTTCTGCTACACCAAGTGGCAGGTGGCCAGCACGATCATCGGCGTCACGTCGGTGGCGCAGCTCGACGAAGACCTGAACGCCTGGGGCACCCAGCTGCCGCCCGAGGTGCTGCAGGCGATCGACGCGATCCGCTGGGAAGTGCGCGACCCGGCACTGTAA